In Persicobacter psychrovividus, the genomic window TGGCTCAGCTGATCCACGATCTGAAGTGCGCCAACCGTAATGCAAGAATCAATGTGAAATTGGTTTCTGAGGCAGGGGTAGGTACGGTAGCCGCTGGGGTAGCAAAAGCCAAAGCGGATGCTATTCTGATTTCAGGTGCTGATGGCGGAACAGGTGCATCTCCTATCAGTTCCATTTACCATGCAGGTTTGCCGTGGGAGCTTGGTCTTGCAGAGGCACACCAAACATTGGTGATGAACCAACTGAGAAACAGAATTACGCTACAAACCGATGGGCAGATCAGAACAGGGCGTGACCTTGCTTTTGCCACCCTTTTAGGGGCGGAAGAATGGGGCGTTTCTACTGCTGCACTGATTGCCGAAGGTTGTATCATGATGCGTAAGTGTCATTTGAATACTTGTCCTGTCGGCGTGGCCACGCAAAATCCTGAGCTGCGGAAGCTATTCACAGGTAAGCCAGAGCATGTTGTGAATCTTTTCAAATTCATGGCCATGGAATTGCGTGAAATTATGGCTGATCTTGGGTTCCGTACCATTAATGAAATGGTTGGGCAGGTTCAGAAATTAACGGTTAAGAAAGAACTGGCACACTGGAAGCACAAAACATTGGATTTGTCGCCAATCTTGCATCAGGAAGATTCCATGCAGGTACAGTATAAGCAAGTTCCACAAGAGCATGCTTTACACGCCCACCTGGATTTCCGATTGATTGATGCCACCTGGCCTTCGATTGATGCTGGTGAGCCTTCTTCAGTGCGTTATCCTATCAGAAATACTGACCGATCTGTTGGGGCGATTATCTCTCATGAGATCAGTAAACGTTACCGTTCGCGCGGTTTGCCTGAAGATTCCATTCAGCTGAAATTTAAAGGGGATGCCGGACAGAGTTTTGGTGTTTTTGGTGCACCAGGTATTACTTTTAAACTGGAAGGATTGGCCAATGATTACTTGGGCAAAGGCTTCTCTGGTGCGAAAATGGTTGTTTACCCTGACCGTAAAGCAGGTTATTCTCCTCGCCGAAATATGATTGTGGGTAATGTAGCGTTTTATGGAGCGACCAAAGGGGAAGCTTATATTCGTGGAATTGCCGGTGAGCGTTTTTGTGTTCGTAACTCAGGCGTAAATGTAGTTGTTGAGGGCATCGGAGACCATGGTTGTGAGTACATGACTGGTGGTCGGGTGATTGTGCTTGGCGAAACAGGCAGAAACTTTGCTGCAGGAATGAGTGGTGGTATCGCTTATATCTATGATCCTAAAAAGAAATTCGCGAAGAACTGTAATATGGAAATGGTTGACCTCGATCCATTGGATGGTGAAGATGTAGTCTTTATCATGAAAATGATTGATAAGCACAAAGAGCTTACAGGTAGCCGTACCGCACGCTCGCTGGTGAATAACTGGCAGGAAGGTCTGGCGCAATTCATCAAGGTAATGCCTAAGGATTTCAAGCGAGTTTTAGAGGCCCAACGTCAGGCGGAAAATCCTAAGTTGACGGAAGTTTAAGCGATAAATTTTAGAAAAATGGGAAAAATCACTGGATTTTTAGAATATAATAGAGCTCTTCCAGGTAAACTTCAGCCTGAAGAGCGCATCAAAAATTATAAAGAGTTTTATCAGGAATTTTCTGATGAAGAAACCAATGCTCAGGCGGCAAGATGTATGGACTGCGGTATTCCGTTTTGCCATTCTGGTTGCCCTCTGGGGAATAATATTCCTGATTTCAACGATGCCGTTTACAAGCAGAACTGGAAGCAGGCTTTGGAGATCCTCTCGAAAACAAACCCTTTCCCTGAGTTTACCGGGCGTATTTGTCCAGCTCCATGTGAAGGTTCATGTGTTTTGGGGCTCAACAATGAGTCGGTGGCGATTGAACATATCGAGAAATCGATTGCTGAAAAAGGCTTTGAGCTTGGCCTGATAAAAGCGGAAGTTCCTGCGGAACGTACGGGTAAATCAGTGGCTGTAATTGGCAGTGGACCTGCGGGTCTTGCCGTTGCCCACTGGATGAACAAGTACGGACATTCAGTAACTGTTTTTGAGCGTGATGACCGTATTGGCGGATTGTTGCGCTATGGTATTCCAGATTTCAAACTTGAAAAATGGACTGTGGAACGTCGCGTACAACTGATGATGGACGCAGGTATTGAATTTGTAACCAATGCCGAAGTTGGTAAGTCGGTTTCTGCAAAGAAATTGGCCGATGACTTCGATGCGATCGTTATTTGCACGGGATCTACCGTTCCTCGCGATTTGGATATTCCTGGACGACACCTGAAAGGGGTTCATAAAGCGATGGACTATTTGAAACAATCCAACAAGCGGGTTGCAGGCGATCAGCTTGCTGCCGAGGATGAAATTCTTGTCGAAGGAAAGCATGTTTGCATTATCGGTGCAGGTGATACTGCCTCGGATTGTATTGGAACATCCAACCGATTGAAGGCCGCGACAATCAGTCAGCTTTACCGCCGCCAGCAACCACCGAAAGAACGCCAGGAGAACAACCCTTGGCCGGAGCAGCCGAAGGTTTTTGTCGAGTCTACCTCTCAGCAGGAAGGTTGTGGTTTTCAGTGGTCGGTAGTGCCAAAGGCATTTATTGGCAATGAAGCAGGAGAATTGACGCACATTCAGACCGTAACAGTGGAATGGGTTGAGGAGAATGGTCGATTGAAGATGATCGAGCTTGAAGGAACGGAGGAAAAAGTTCCCTGTGATGTGGCGTTGCTGGCGATTGGCTATGCACACCCAGAGCATGATAATGTGGTTGAGGAATTAAAACTTCAGCTGGATAAGTGGGGCAATATCAAATCTACGGGTTTTGCAACCAATGAATCCAAAGTGTTTGCTGCAGGAGATGCCCGTATCGGTCAGAGCCTTGTAGTTACTGCGTTGGCGGAAGGCCGCCAGGTGTCAAAAGCTGTTCATCAGTTTTTGGGCTTTAACATTTAAAATCATCCATCCATATGATTCCAGCACGGCAGGGCTTTATGCTTTCGTCGTGCTTTTTTTTTCTCAAAAATGGTGGATCTGAAAACTATCCTTAATTTTACACCATGAAGATAATGATCAAATATGTTTTTGTGGTGATGGCGGTATTTTTAGCCTATGGTTGTACCCAACAAGAGGCCACACAATCATTCACCCAATTTTTGCAGCAATACGATAAAGCCAATGCTCGTTTTCATAGCCGACTGAGCCCTATGGATTATCAGCAGTACTTTCAGACTATCCCGTCTATGGATTCCCTGTTGATCCAGCAACATTTTTATCAACAAATGCAGCAACAATTCATTAAATATGATAAAAATGAATTGCCTCAGGCACAGCTCGTTTTGTACGATGCAATTGCTTTTGACCTGGAAACTAACCTGCGTAGAATTAAACTACAATCAGGTTTTCATACCAATTGGGGATTGTTGGGCTTGCCTACAGATGGTATTCACAGTTTCCCTTTTGCAGTGGACTGGTACCGCTTTCGGATTGCAGAACTTTCCGGGCTTCGTAATATCAGACTTGAAGACATCTTCACGAGTGCGAACTTGCAAATCAACGATTGCAAACAAGAGCAGTTGAGCTTGCTGAAGGAATTCCATTATGATCAGCTCGTGGATTTAAATCGGGAATTTGACAAGCAAAACTTTTTACTGAAAGATTCTACGGATCAATGGCGTTATGCCACGCTGAAGAATGAAACCGTTCTGAGCCGAATGCCTTCCTATTTTTCAGGCAGAAAATATCCCAATTTCAATCTGACTACTGTTTTTGAAAAGCCCTTATCTTATCAGCAATTGGATACTTACTGGTTGGGGCAACAAGTTCCTGGCAAGCAATATTATCAGCTGAATGCCTATAAATTGCCTTACCCAGCATTGGCACATGAACAGCAAAGAGGGCTACTCGATGGCTGGGCCGCATTTTGTGAGGGGATGGGCCCTGATCTCGGCTTGCAGCATGAGCCGATTTCACGCTTCTACTGCCTCAATGCCCGTATACGAAGAAATGCCAAATTGGTGGTGGATTTGGGCGTGAACTATTTTCAGTGGAAAGAAGAAATGATTGCTCATTTTTGGAAAAATGCCCTTCCGCAGGATCCTGACGGATGGAAGGAAGAAGTGGCCAAAGTAACCAAAAAACCTGCCGTAAATGTGATCCCCGCTTTGGTGGAAATTCATTTGATGCAAATGCGTGAAGAATTTATGGCCAAAGAAGATGTGCCGAGTTATAAGCGTTACAACGACCATCTATTAAAGCTTGGGCCTCTTCCGTTGGCCGTCATTCAGGCACATATTTTGGATTAGGGGCATACAAGGGGTGACATCTGGCTTAAATATTGGGTTAGTTTTTTCTATTTTCTGCTTTGCTAAAAAATACTGTTTCAGTGGTTTTTGATTCAGCATTAAAGGGGCTAAATTTGATTGTATTTTTTTTATGATCGGTAAATCTATATTGATGAATAAATCCATTTATCTTCTTGTTTACACTGTTTTGTGTTTTGGCCTTTGGTCTTGCTCAAAGCCTGAAAAGCCCTCAAGCATGAAAATGCTGCTTTCACAAAACTGGACCCTGCAACAATTGGGAAAAGAGGCCACTTACCCCTCCAAGGTGCCTTCAGAAGTTCACCTCGATTTACTTAATGCAGGCATCATCCCTGACCCTTTTTACGGTACCAATGAGGATTCTGTGCAATGGGTTTCACAGCAGGATTGGGTGTATAAAACCACCTTCAATCTTGAGGATAATTGGATGGATTTTGAGCAAATTGCCCTAACCTGTGAAGGTCTGGACACTTATGCGGCGGTGGTGCTGAATGGGCATCAGGTCATTACTTCAAAAAACATGTTTGTAGGCCATCAGGCTGATGTCAAGCAATACCTGAAAAAAGGGGAGAACAAGCTGGAAATTACTTTTCAGTCTCCATTGAAAGCAGTGAAAGCACAACATGATGCTTTAAACTATGAATACCCGGCCTCCAATGATGCTGCAGAAGAAAAACTGAGTGTTTTCACCCGTAAGGCGCCATATCAGTACGGTTGGGACTGGGGGCCGCGTTTGGTTACCATGGGAATTTTCCGCCCTATTTCTTTGCGTGCTTATAACCACGGAGAAATCCGCGATCTGCATTTTCAACCACAACTGAATGCCGATGAATCAGCGGCAACTGTTCATGTGGATGTGGAAGTTCATGCGGTGGATCATGAGTTTGGTGAAATAGAAATTTATGATCAGCAGGGGCAGCTTGTTGGAAGTGTTGGTGAGAAATTACAAAAAGGAACAAATCATTTATCCACTGATTTTAAAGTGGAAAACCCTGTGCTTTGGTGGCCGAATGGTTTAGGGCAACAGCACCTTTACGAATATACTGCCAAGTTTAAAATGTTGGGGAAAACGGTGGACACCCAATCCGAGAAGATTGGTTTCAGGACGATTGAGGTGGTCAATGAGCCTGATTCTCTTGGAGAGAGCTTTTTTGTAAAAGTAAATGGCAAGCCTGTATTCATGAAAGGTACGAATTATATTCCGCAGGATAATATTCTTCCGAGAGTTCAAAAACAGGATTATGTCAATATGTTAACCGCCGCCAAAGAGGCCAACAACAATATGATTCGTGTTTGGGGTGGCGGAATTTATGAAAACGATCAGTTCTATGATTTGTGCGATTCACTCGGCTTGTTGGTGTGGCAGGATTTTATGTTCGCCTGTACGATTTACCCTGGCGATGCTGATTTCTTGCAAAATGTAAAAGAGGAAGCGGCTTATAATATCAAGCGTATCCGTAATCATGCTTCGCTGGCTTTGTGGTGTGGAAACAATGAAGTACAAGTCGGTTGGGACAACTGGGGTTGGCATAGTGAGTTTGGCTATACGCCTGAAGATTCGGTGAAGCTTTATAAGGATTATGAAAAGCTCTTCAAAGAAGTACTTCCTGAAATGGTGGACAAGTACGATGCAGGTCGTTTTTATTACCCATCGTCGCCGATTTCAAACTGGGGCGACATTAAAGATTTTGCTATCGGTGATAACCATTATTGGGGAGTTTGGTGGGGCAAGAAGCCTTTCGAATCTTTCAATGAGTATGTGCCGAGGTTTATGTCGGAGTTTGGTTTTCAGTCCTTCCCGATCATGTCAAGTATCAAGCGATTTTCCGAAGAAAAAGACTGGCAGCTGGATTCACCAGTAATGAATACCCATCAGAAATCATCGATCGGTAATATTACAATACAGGAATATATGCAACGCGATTACCAGGTGCCTTCTTCCTTCAGCGATTTCGTTTATGTCAGTCAGATACTGCAAGGGCATGGCATGCAAATAGGCATGGAAGCACAACGTAGAAATATGCCTTTCTGTATGGGATCACTGGTTTGGCAATTGAATGATGTTTGGCCTGCCGCATCATGGTCGGCAATAGATTATTACGGTAAGCGTAAAGCTTTTTATTTTACCATGCAACGCGCCTTTGCCCCTCAGATTATTTCTACTGAAACGAAAGGCGATCAGCTGGATATTTACCTGGTGTCCGACTTGCTGGAAAAAGATCAGGGTAAACTGACGTTAAACTGGGTAGATTTTAAAGGCAAGATATTAAAGAGCGAGGATAAAGCGGTGAAAATTGGGGCGCAAACAAGCACCAAAATTTTAACGGTTGATGCTCAGCTACCTAAAGGAATGAACCCTCGTGATACCTTCCTGAAAATGGTATATACGGGCACGCACGGCACCATTGAGAAAGTGCACTACTTTACTAAAGTCAAGGATTTATCTTTGCCAAAAGCCAATGTACTGATGAAAGTCAAGAAAGTTTCTGAAGGATTCGAAGTAACTTTACGAAGTGAGGTCTTGGCTAAGGATGTATATGTAGATGCCGGAAGCATTGACGGGACATTCAACGACAACTTTTTTGATTTATTACCCAATACACCACATACGATCCTTTTTAGAACCAAAGAAGATCAAGTAAAATTTTCAACTACAAGTATTAGAGATACTTATTAACGACGCAAATTCAGATGACCAATTTAGTAGAAGCGGCAAAAATTAAGGGCGTAGTTCAACATTACGCCTGGGGTGGGTTTAACTTTATCCCTGAATTGATTGCAGCACAAAATGAAAGCAATGAACCATTCGCTGAATATTGGATGGGGGCACATAAAAATGCACCTGCCACTTTGGTAAATGTGGAACCAGCGTTGGCATTGAACGAACTGATTGCTGAAAATCCCTCTTTTTATTTAGGAGAGGCCGTTGCCAAAAGATTTGACAATCAGCTGCCATTTTTATTCAAAGTACTGGATGTGAAAGATATGCTTTCGATTCAGGTACACCCCACCAAAGAAGAGGCAGTTAAAGGATTTGCCCGTGAAAATCAGGAGGGAATTCCTGCCAATGCGCCTCACCGTAACTATAAGGATGATAACCATAAGCCTGAAATTATGGTGGCGGTTACCGAATTTTACTTGCTGCATGGGTTTAAGCCTGTCGAGGAATTGAAAGCGGTATTGAACAATACAGAGGAATTTAAAGCTTTTGCGCCTATTTTCGGCGAGGGTGATTATAAAGCGTTGTATGCCCATATCATGCAATTGCCACAGGCAGAGGTTGATCAAATTTTAGCTCCTTTGGTGGCACGTATTTCTGAAGATTATCAGGAAGGGAACCTGGAAAAAACCTCCTCGGATTTCTGGGCGGCAAAAACGGTGGAAGGCCAGGAGAATATTGCCGAACAGCTTGACCGCGGAATCTTCTCTATTTACTTTTTCAATGTGGTGAAAGTGAATAAAGGGGATGCTGTTTTTCAGGATGCAGGGGTTCCTCACGCTTATTTGGAAGGGGTGAATATGGAATTGATGGCCAACTCTGATAATGTTTTGCGTGGTGGCTTAACACCTAAACATATCGATGTTCCAGAACTACTTAAACATACCAAGTTTGAGGCGACCATCCCAAATATTCTTAAAGGAGATGATCGCTCTGCTGCAGAAAAAGTTTATACTTCTCCAGCACCCGATTTTGAGGTTAGCCGTGTAGAGGTCAGTACAGATCAAAAATTTCAGGCACCAAAAGGCCATTCGTTTGATATTCTTGTGATGCTCGAAGGGCAAACGGTAAAGGTAACGACACCACAAACTTCTTACACCCTTTCGAAGGGAGAAACAGGAATGGTTTCCGCAAATATTGATTATACTATTGAAGGTGAAGGTTTGCTTTTCAGAGCTACAGTACCTCAGTAAGATTTAAAAATTTAGCAAACACCTGGAGGGCAACTTTCAGGTGTTTTTTTATGCTTAATATTTCGAAATTCAAGCGTATCCAAAATGTAACCCATTTCATAATGCATTTTAATACTGATAGCGGTTATTATTGCTATTGATATTAATTTTTTGGATGCGATGAAAAACGGAAGAAGATCATTTTTGAAAAAAGCTGCGGTAGCTGGTAGTCTATTTTCCCTTTCTGCCATGGAGACAATGGGCAAAGGGGTACGGAAAAAGAAATCGGCACAACGGGTAAAAAAGCCAATGGTTATCAGTACATGGAACCATGGTGTTGCAGCCAATGCGGAAGCCTGGCGAATCCTGTCAAAAAAAGGAACTGCACTCGATGCTGTTGAACTTGGGGTACGGATTCCCGAAGCAGACCCCAAAGTTCGTTCTGTGGGTTATGGTGGTTACCCAGACCGCGATGGCAATGTAACATTGGATGCCTGTATCATGGATCACCGTTCTGAATGTGGTTCTGTGGCATTTCTTCAGCATATCAAACACCCGATCAGTGTTGCACGGAAAGTGATGGAGGAAACGCCGCACGTAATGATCGTCGGTGAAGGCGCATATCGTTTTGCCATAGATCAGGGCTTCAAGCATGAAAATTTGCTGACCGATGAGGCGAAGAAAGATTGGGAAGAATGGAAAGAGGCCTCGAAATATGAGCCTGTCATTAATATTGAAAATCATGATACCATCGGTATGCTCGCCCTTGATGAGCATGGGAAAATTGCGGGTTCTTGTACTACATCCGGTGCTGCCTGGAAGATGCACGGCAGGGTAGGAGACTCACCGATTATTGGTGGGGGTTTATTTATTGATGGCGAAGTAGGTGGAGCCGTTGCCACAGGTTTGGGCGAGGCGGTAATCCGCACTGCAGCAGCAACGATTGTGGTGGAGTTAATGCGCAATGGCTATTCTGCTCAGGAGGCCGCCGACGAAGCTATTCAGCGGATCATCAAAAAACATAAAAATCATCGGGACATGGAGTACCTCCAGATCGGTATTTTGTCGCTCAATATCAATGGGGAATATGGCGCATCAAGCATTCGCCCAGGCTTTAATTATGCCATTCAGTCTGCTGATAAAGACAATGAACTGATTGACGCACCGCATCGATTGAAAGGATAAAAATTGCAAGAAGGCTGGGGTTATTTCCTCAGCCTTTTGTTTGCGGCTCAAATAATTGATGTGCAAGCTGCTGCAGGCGGATCAATTGTACAGCATAATGGCGGTGAAGCCACACATAAGCCACTGGGCTCAAGGGGGTGTCGTCGGGATGGGCAACAAACATTTCATGGAGTTCTTTCCGACTTTCCGACATGCTGACAGTAATATCATTATGTACCCGATAATGGTTGTTTTGGCGTAAATCAGCCACCAGCTCATCACTAATCTGCTCCCACTGAGTCTGCTGTTCTTCAATAGAACTCATTTCCTTAATATACTCAAAACCCCGCTTTGACGCCCACTGCGTTTGCCACAAAAGCTCCAATGCTCCTGCCATTAGCCGTTGAGCCACAATAAACTGATCAAGGGATTCTTCCTGCGCTTTCAGGTATTTACTTTCGTTGATGGCCGAACTGCTCGATTTACGCTGAGCGACGATATGTTTGGTCAGTTTTCGGAACTGTTTGGAGGCATCTTTCGGGCGCTCACTGCGGTGAGGGGTATAGTAAGTCTTATAAATTTCATTCATCTTGGCAATACAGTCTGAAGCCTCGAGCTGAATTCGTCGTTGTGCTTTTATGGGCATGATCGATGCCGCTATATAGGAAATAATACTGCCGATAATCACCTGTCCACATCGCCACAATCCTGATTCAAGACTATGAGATGCGCCAAAAACGATCGTCAATGCCAAAAGACCTGTCAGGGTGGCGTAATCAAATTTTTTGAACAGTTTTTCAGAAAAAATAATCACCGCAATAATGAAAAACAGGGCATTGAGCCAAATATTGCCATGAAAAAGAAATAGGGTGATAATGCCATAAATCGCCCCAACTGCAGTTCCCATAGAGCGCTGCAGGCTCCGACGTGCAACATCGCCTACCTGAGGGTAAGGTAACAAAAGCACCACGACAGTAATGGTGGCCCAGCCAGAGTGGGGTACATTATAATAGATACCAATCAAATAGGTCAGCATCAAAGTAACAGCAGTCTTATATAAGTGAATTTTTTTATGATTCTGATATAAAAACTGTTCCGTAAAAATCTCTCCAATTGCGCTCAAAATGCAGGTTATTTCTTGAAAGAAGTCAATTCAGCATAAAATTAGTGGTTGTGTTTATAGATTCAAATAAATGATGTTTAAATGTCAATTAATTTAGAAGGTATTTCGGGTAATCGTCCAAAAAATGGTCAGTTTGATAACCACCCGCCTGAAGCGCTGTTATGTAGAAAAAAATAGATCTTATGGATAGTGGACAATTTAGCGCCGATCAGCAAAAACAATTCGATTTTTCAGGCCCAAGCTTTACTTTAGGAACAGGTATTTTTGATGGCAAACCGATTAGTGGGGCAACCGTCAAAGTTCCCCTGAAAACGCTCAATCGTCATGGTTTGGTGGCGGGGGCGACAGGAACAGGAAAAACCAAAACGGTACAAGTGCTTGCGGAAGGTCTTTCAAAAGCGGGGGTACCAGTGTTATTAATGGATTTGAAAGGGGATTTAAGTGGCCTGGCTGCTCAAGGTACGGAAAATACCCATATTACACATCGGCAAACTTTGATCGGGGAACCTTATGCTCCTCAGCCATTTCCAGTCGAATTACTGACCCTGACCTCCGAGGATCATGGGGTGCCGCTCCGTGCTACAGTAACAGAATTTGGGCCAATTTTATTGGGCAAAACTTTGGAGTTGAATGCCACGCAGCAAGGCGTGTTGGCCGTATTGTTCAAGTATTTTGATGATCACGGTTTGCCATTGATTGACCTCAAAGATTTAAAGAAAGGCCTGCAATACCTGTCCAATGAAGGAAAAAAGGAATTTGAAGAACATTATGGTCGGATTTCATCCGCATCAGTGGGGGCGATTCAGCGGAAAATTATCGCACTGGAACAGCAGGGAGCAAATGAATTTTTTGGCGAACCTTCCTTTGAAGTGGATGACCTCATGCGGGTGGATCAGAAGGGAGAAGCCTTTATTTCGGTGGTCCGACTGACGGAAATTCAGGATAAGCCAGCATTGTTTTCTTCTTTTATGCTGAGTTTATTGGTGGAGCTTTACGACAATTTGCCAGAACAAGGCGACTCAGAAAAACCAAAGCTCACCATTTTTATTGATGAAGCACACCTGATGTTTCGTGAGGCTTCTAAAGCATTGATTGATCAGTTGGAAATCGTGGTCAAACTGATTCGTTCCAAAGGGGTGGGTGTGTTTTTTTGTACGCAGGTGCCTTCTGATGTTCCAGATCAAATATTAGGACAGCTGGGCTTGCGTATTCAACACGCTATGCGCGCCGTAACCGCCAAAGACAGGAAGGCCATTAGATTGGTTGCGCAGAATTTCCCAGACTCTCCCTACTATGATTTAGAGACCATGCTGACTACTCTGGGTATTGGTGAAGCGTTGTTTACCTGTCTAAATGAGAAAGGAATTCCGACGGCTTCGGTAGCAACTTATCTGAATGCGCCAAAATCAAGAATGGGAACGCTGACCACTCAGGAACTTGATCAGCTTGTGGAAACTTCAGAAATTTATGGTCAGTATAAAGATCCTGTTGATCGGGAAAGTGCTTATGAAATGCTGATCAAAAAAATTGATGGTGCTGAAGAATCTGAGGAGTCCCCAAAAACGGAAGCACCTAAAGATCAATCAGCCCGACCAAAGAAGGAGAAAAGTATGATGGAAACCCTGTCGAACAATACCTTTGTAAGGCAACTGGGCCGTACTGTTGTTCGAGAAATAAGCCGTGGGCTTTTGGGTGCCTTGGGTTTAAGAAACAGGCGTTAGCGGTGTAACTTAGCCCAGGCGGCCATACCGACATTCAGTCGCTCCATCGCTTGGGTTAAAATTTCCTTACTTGTGGAATAACACAATCGAATGTGTCCCTGTGCCCCTTCGCCAAAAAAACGGCTGTTGCCTGGTACTACCGCGAGCTGGTGTTCTTCGAGCAGAAATTCCGTCAAGGCACTTTCTTGATTATTGGTATTAATAATCTTCGGAAACAATAGGTAAGTAGCGGCAGGTTTATGTTCAATTTCAAGATAATCATTTGCTGATATTGCGTCAAAACATAAATCGCGCATTTCTTGAAGGTGTTCAACGAATCGCTTTTGCCATGCAGTTGCTTTTTCCAAAGCAAATTGACCGGCGAGTTGCGCTATGGGTGGACAGCCACCAATGGTGGAATGGTAGTTGCCGACGACCATCAAGCCCGTTTTATCTTCAGGAGTAGGGCAAAATACCACACCAATCCTGAAGCCTGCCAGGGCATATCCC contains:
- a CDS encoding glutamate synthase subunit beta, which gives rise to MGKITGFLEYNRALPGKLQPEERIKNYKEFYQEFSDEETNAQAARCMDCGIPFCHSGCPLGNNIPDFNDAVYKQNWKQALEILSKTNPFPEFTGRICPAPCEGSCVLGLNNESVAIEHIEKSIAEKGFELGLIKAEVPAERTGKSVAVIGSGPAGLAVAHWMNKYGHSVTVFERDDRIGGLLRYGIPDFKLEKWTVERRVQLMMDAGIEFVTNAEVGKSVSAKKLADDFDAIVICTGSTVPRDLDIPGRHLKGVHKAMDYLKQSNKRVAGDQLAAEDEILVEGKHVCIIGAGDTASDCIGTSNRLKAATISQLYRRQQPPKERQENNPWPEQPKVFVESTSQQEGCGFQWSVVPKAFIGNEAGELTHIQTVTVEWVEENGRLKMIELEGTEEKVPCDVALLAIGYAHPEHDNVVEELKLQLDKWGNIKSTGFATNESKVFAAGDARIGQSLVVTALAEGRQVSKAVHQFLGFNI
- a CDS encoding N(4)-(beta-N-acetylglucosaminyl)-L-asparaginase is translated as MKNGRRSFLKKAAVAGSLFSLSAMETMGKGVRKKKSAQRVKKPMVISTWNHGVAANAEAWRILSKKGTALDAVELGVRIPEADPKVRSVGYGGYPDRDGNVTLDACIMDHRSECGSVAFLQHIKHPISVARKVMEETPHVMIVGEGAYRFAIDQGFKHENLLTDEAKKDWEEWKEASKYEPVINIENHDTIGMLALDEHGKIAGSCTTSGAAWKMHGRVGDSPIIGGGLFIDGEVGGAVATGLGEAVIRTAAATIVVELMRNGYSAQEAADEAIQRIIKKHKNHRDMEYLQIGILSLNINGEYGASSIRPGFNYAIQSADKDNELIDAPHRLKG
- a CDS encoding FUSC family protein, which encodes MSAIGEIFTEQFLYQNHKKIHLYKTAVTLMLTYLIGIYYNVPHSGWATITVVVLLLPYPQVGDVARRSLQRSMGTAVGAIYGIITLFLFHGNIWLNALFFIIAVIIFSEKLFKKFDYATLTGLLALTIVFGASHSLESGLWRCGQVIIGSIISYIAASIMPIKAQRRIQLEASDCIAKMNEIYKTYYTPHRSERPKDASKQFRKLTKHIVAQRKSSSSAINESKYLKAQEESLDQFIVAQRLMAGALELLWQTQWASKRGFEYIKEMSSIEEQQTQWEQISDELVADLRQNNHYRVHNDITVSMSESRKELHEMFVAHPDDTPLSPVAYVWLHRHYAVQLIRLQQLAHQLFEPQTKG
- a CDS encoding DUF885 family protein; the encoded protein is MKIMIKYVFVVMAVFLAYGCTQQEATQSFTQFLQQYDKANARFHSRLSPMDYQQYFQTIPSMDSLLIQQHFYQQMQQQFIKYDKNELPQAQLVLYDAIAFDLETNLRRIKLQSGFHTNWGLLGLPTDGIHSFPFAVDWYRFRIAELSGLRNIRLEDIFTSANLQINDCKQEQLSLLKEFHYDQLVDLNREFDKQNFLLKDSTDQWRYATLKNETVLSRMPSYFSGRKYPNFNLTTVFEKPLSYQQLDTYWLGQQVPGKQYYQLNAYKLPYPALAHEQQRGLLDGWAAFCEGMGPDLGLQHEPISRFYCLNARIRRNAKLVVDLGVNYFQWKEEMIAHFWKNALPQDPDGWKEEVAKVTKKPAVNVIPALVEIHLMQMREEFMAKEDVPSYKRYNDHLLKLGPLPLAVIQAHILD
- the manA gene encoding mannose-6-phosphate isomerase, class I, with the translated sequence MTNLVEAAKIKGVVQHYAWGGFNFIPELIAAQNESNEPFAEYWMGAHKNAPATLVNVEPALALNELIAENPSFYLGEAVAKRFDNQLPFLFKVLDVKDMLSIQVHPTKEEAVKGFARENQEGIPANAPHRNYKDDNHKPEIMVAVTEFYLLHGFKPVEELKAVLNNTEEFKAFAPIFGEGDYKALYAHIMQLPQAEVDQILAPLVARISEDYQEGNLEKTSSDFWAAKTVEGQENIAEQLDRGIFSIYFFNVVKVNKGDAVFQDAGVPHAYLEGVNMELMANSDNVLRGGLTPKHIDVPELLKHTKFEATIPNILKGDDRSAAEKVYTSPAPDFEVSRVEVSTDQKFQAPKGHSFDILVMLEGQTVKVTTPQTSYTLSKGETGMVSANIDYTIEGEGLLFRATVPQ
- a CDS encoding beta-mannosidase, encoding MKMLLSQNWTLQQLGKEATYPSKVPSEVHLDLLNAGIIPDPFYGTNEDSVQWVSQQDWVYKTTFNLEDNWMDFEQIALTCEGLDTYAAVVLNGHQVITSKNMFVGHQADVKQYLKKGENKLEITFQSPLKAVKAQHDALNYEYPASNDAAEEKLSVFTRKAPYQYGWDWGPRLVTMGIFRPISLRAYNHGEIRDLHFQPQLNADESAATVHVDVEVHAVDHEFGEIEIYDQQGQLVGSVGEKLQKGTNHLSTDFKVENPVLWWPNGLGQQHLYEYTAKFKMLGKTVDTQSEKIGFRTIEVVNEPDSLGESFFVKVNGKPVFMKGTNYIPQDNILPRVQKQDYVNMLTAAKEANNNMIRVWGGGIYENDQFYDLCDSLGLLVWQDFMFACTIYPGDADFLQNVKEEAAYNIKRIRNHASLALWCGNNEVQVGWDNWGWHSEFGYTPEDSVKLYKDYEKLFKEVLPEMVDKYDAGRFYYPSSPISNWGDIKDFAIGDNHYWGVWWGKKPFESFNEYVPRFMSEFGFQSFPIMSSIKRFSEEKDWQLDSPVMNTHQKSSIGNITIQEYMQRDYQVPSSFSDFVYVSQILQGHGMQIGMEAQRRNMPFCMGSLVWQLNDVWPAASWSAIDYYGKRKAFYFTMQRAFAPQIISTETKGDQLDIYLVSDLLEKDQGKLTLNWVDFKGKILKSEDKAVKIGAQTSTKILTVDAQLPKGMNPRDTFLKMVYTGTHGTIEKVHYFTKVKDLSLPKANVLMKVKKVSEGFEVTLRSEVLAKDVYVDAGSIDGTFNDNFFDLLPNTPHTILFRTKEDQVKFSTTSIRDTY